In Podospora pseudopauciseta strain CBS 411.78 chromosome 2 map unlocalized CBS411.78m_2, whole genome shotgun sequence, the genomic stretch TCTGGATTAGTATACATCCTTATTGGCGGACTGAAAGAGGAAAGCTAACCCATTCTTGTACCAGTCCTTGATGACTTGAGGGGACTCATAATCGCCCGCGTCGGCATCGTAATTGAACCGCCACGTCATGCTCGGCATGTCGAATACCATGAGACCTTGCGGGGCCGGATCTGGCTCTCGCCACCCCGGGGCTGTCCCGCCTACACTGATGACTTGACGCTTTCCCGCTGGGGTGCAGTGATGGTCTGCTCTTCGCTGGGTGGGCATGTTGGGGGCCTTGGTCCAGACGAAGCCTGGCAGGCTGAGGATCCATGCGTCTTCGTAACGGAAGTCGAGCTCTGGCTCCCTTTTGCTTTCTCCTCCAAAGAGAAGACTACATGTAGGTCGTTTTGTCAGGAAAAACTGCttgtgttggtgatgtaGTGTCACTTACATGTCATAACCACCTTCTTTGGTAGCAAAGCCTGCCAAGCAAAACTCCCGCCTGGGACCTGGGGGTGTAGGACCTGTGGTGGTCTGATAGTGCATCTGTCTTGTCTCTGGATCGAAAATAGTAATGTTATTAAATAAGTGGCTCGAGACCGAGCTGTAATCAATTGCACTGTTTCCATCTACCCGCTTCTCGGGAATGTACCCTCCCATGATCAAGATGACACCCTGCTTCTTGGTGCCAAGGTTGAACTGTGGGATGTGCTCGGCTACCGCGCCCACCAATGTTTCTTCGTATCCAAGTTTTTCAAAAGTTTTGGTCTTCATGTTGAACGCCAGGGCACCTGTGGCGATTTCTGTCCTGCCCCACCCGACAGTCAGGTCGGTCCACTCGCCTGCCAGGCCGCCGAATATAAAAGCTGTTTCATCCGTCGCGGCAGAAGCTGCCAATTCTGTCAGGTACACCGTCCGGAGAAAGTCTGGGTTTGACGGTGTCTCGATTGACCATTTTCCTCCCCCGGAGCCATCTGTCACGAACTTGTAGAGCTCGGGAAACTTTGGCATGACGCGGTCTCTTCTGTAGGAGACCATACCACCCCAGACATAAAATGATCCATCCTGTTGGTTGGTCCAGAATGCAGGCCGCGATCTGGCCGGAGGTTTTCCGGAAATTTTGTTATCAATGATTCTTATTGGAACGGTTTTGGCGTCCCAGGACTTGGACATGTCGATGGAAAGGGTTGAGTTCATGTAGTTTGATCGGGATCCCTGCTGGTTTTGGCCACCGACCTGCTGGGAGACTTCTCCGCCCTCAATGTAGAGGTAGTCCCCGATGAGTGCCACTGTTTAGCGTTAGCGAGCTCCTGTATGGATTCGAAGGGCGTTGTGAAGAATGAAGGAACACACACCTCTTGCAAATCCTCGGCGCACAAACTTGTCTGGTGGAGGTGAGTCGGATATTTCTTGGCCCTCTACCAAGCCGTGAAGTTGAAAAATTCCAAGTCCCAGGAGGGCGGCTCGAACTAATCCTGACCTGCAGGAGCTGGAGATAGCAGTCATGGTGTGAAGTAATGAGTAGGGCAGAGATTACGTTACTAGGCAGTTTTGTGTGATAGAGAAGCTTGTCAGGATGGTGAAAAGTATCGAATGCAAAATGATTCTTGATCACCATTTACAGGCAGAACATGTGCTTAATCGACAGTCTGGAAATACAAACACAAAAATAGTTGTTCATGCATTCTGAAGGCGCAGACCGGGGCTGTGTGTGTAACATTTtgcttggtcttgttgggTTAGTCCGATCTGACCAATGGACCACTACAGCCCATTTCTGCCGAGTCTGACTGAAACGTCAAGACCAACAAGGTCATAATGTGGCCTTCGCCCAGTGCTTCGTAAATGAGCGTGTCAGAATGGTAGGAGCTGTTGTAGCTGTATGGGGGCCAAAGATGCAGGCCTATGATGCGTCTCTCTGGCAAC encodes the following:
- a CDS encoding uncharacterized protein (COG:S; EggNog:ENOG503P2IF) produces the protein MTAISSSCRSGLVRAALLGLGIFQLHGLVEGQEISDSPPPDKFVRRGFARVALIGDYLYIEGGEVSQQVGGQNQQGSRSNYMNSTLSIDMSKSWDAKTVPIRIIDNKISGKPPARSRPAFWTNQQDGSFYVWGGMVSYRRDRVMPKFPELYKFVTDGSGGGKWSIETPSNPDFLRTVYLTELAASAATDETAFIFGGLAGEWTDLTVGWGRTEIATGALAFNMKTKTFEKLGYEETLVGAVAEHIPQFNLGTKKQGVILIMGGYIPEKRVDGNSAIDYSSVSSHLFNNITIFDPETRQMHYQTTTGPTPPGPRREFCLAGFATKEGGYDILLFGGESKREPELDFRYEDAWILSLPGFVWTKAPNMPTQRRADHHCTPAGKRQVISVGGTAPGWREPDPAPQGLMVFDMPSMTWRFNYDADAGDYESPQVIKDWYKNGSLSKVKWSTPILQQVFAPGSFGIPNPDSPDPNSQSSGQGHAIGAIVGGVLGGLAGLLALIAVGIWYFFYRPLKQKQKLPQTGSQEALAAGDKYLYTRTPVNIPLQEAEAGWKPAEVASNHGYAELSVFSPGFGPSPSVSPGPPQYSFRPAGPQSPMEMDGYSERR